In Pontiella desulfatans, one DNA window encodes the following:
- a CDS encoding SelT/SelW/SelH family protein, giving the protein MEKRSVTVEYCSKCKFMMRSAWIAQELLQTFEGDIDEAVLKPSEVPGIWRIYANGQQVWDRKTERGLPELKDLKRRVRDIIAPRKNLGHAETVEPKSES; this is encoded by the coding sequence ATGGAAAAACGGAGTGTAACGGTCGAATACTGCTCGAAGTGCAAGTTCATGATGCGCTCGGCCTGGATCGCGCAGGAGCTGCTACAGACGTTCGAGGGCGATATCGACGAAGCCGTGCTAAAGCCGAGCGAGGTGCCCGGCATCTGGCGGATCTACGCCAACGGCCAACAGGTCTGGGACCGCAAAACCGAGCGCGGACTGCCGGAACTGAAAGACCTGAAGCGCCGCGTGCGCGACATCATCGCCCCCAGGAAAAACCTCGGCCATGCCGAGACGGTTGAACCCAAGAGTGAAAGCTAA
- a CDS encoding HPF/RaiA family ribosome-associated protein — MTTSKLTTPAIPVKVQFRHMDESKKVVWLVNQMMERFTKFPIRGASATVTVDETHHRENNGVFQVKMKLTIPGERMYTAHSSEKTGIHDGVYSAIADVFQSIERQLIKRHDKRSSHRNAKAA, encoded by the coding sequence ATGACCACATCAAAACTGACGACTCCCGCAATCCCTGTAAAAGTTCAGTTCCGGCACATGGACGAATCGAAAAAGGTGGTTTGGCTGGTGAATCAGATGATGGAAAGGTTTACAAAGTTTCCCATACGCGGCGCATCGGCCACGGTGACGGTCGATGAAACCCACCACCGCGAAAACAACGGCGTTTTCCAGGTTAAGATGAAGCTGACCATTCCCGGCGAGCGCATGTATACCGCGCACAGCTCGGAAAAAACCGGCATCCACGACGGTGTATACAGCGCCATCGCCGATGTCTTCCAAAGTATCGAGCGCCAGCTGATCAAGCGGCACGATAAGCGCTCCAGCCACCGCAACGCCAAAGCCGCATAA
- a CDS encoding XRE family transcriptional regulator: MNELAINLMRLRKLNSLTQQDLADAAGISRVAYRNLEKGNANPRQGTLQALATALKVPAFDLLAPLPKLKSLRYRANKEMTEQERAKGNQVVVRAGNWLQDFNELESMLGTGKRAALPNIRKGTNPQNAAEKLRTALLGDGAKCDCVPDICELLENSGIKIFLFDFQMSELFGLSIGEADGGPAMAINTSQKISVERQIFSIAHELGHLILHKESYGKSPDELSDEQEREADTFAAAFLMPEKKFLAEWNENRGLHWVDAVLKTKRHFKVSYQAVLHQLVDLGKAESPAIYKQFRADYETRYGQKLHWKEEPPLNPAPRPRTAGVSPAPPPSRTEEPLHLDPLDLMEDRLGSLVRDALDKALITVSRAAEILDVGIEEMRARLNSWEIVS; encoded by the coding sequence ATGAACGAACTGGCGATTAATCTGATGCGACTGCGCAAACTGAACAGCCTGACCCAGCAGGATCTGGCCGATGCCGCCGGGATCAGCCGCGTGGCCTACCGGAATCTGGAAAAAGGCAATGCCAATCCGCGCCAAGGAACCTTGCAGGCGCTGGCAACCGCGTTGAAAGTCCCGGCGTTCGACCTACTCGCCCCCCTGCCCAAACTAAAATCCCTGCGCTACCGCGCCAATAAGGAGATGACCGAGCAGGAAAGAGCAAAAGGGAACCAAGTGGTCGTACGCGCGGGCAACTGGCTGCAGGACTTCAACGAACTCGAATCCATGCTCGGCACCGGCAAACGAGCTGCGCTACCGAACATTCGTAAAGGAACCAATCCCCAAAACGCGGCGGAAAAACTGCGGACTGCGCTACTGGGCGATGGCGCCAAATGCGATTGCGTCCCCGACATCTGCGAGCTGCTTGAAAACAGCGGAATCAAAATCTTCCTCTTCGATTTCCAAATGTCCGAACTCTTCGGCCTTTCCATCGGCGAGGCCGACGGCGGCCCCGCCATGGCAATCAATACCAGCCAAAAGATTTCCGTCGAGCGGCAAATCTTTTCCATCGCCCACGAGCTTGGTCATTTGATCCTGCACAAGGAGAGCTATGGAAAAAGTCCCGACGAACTCAGCGACGAGCAAGAGCGCGAAGCCGATACCTTTGCCGCCGCCTTCCTCATGCCCGAAAAGAAATTCCTTGCCGAATGGAACGAAAACCGCGGCCTGCATTGGGTCGATGCCGTGCTTAAAACCAAGCGGCATTTCAAGGTTAGCTACCAAGCCGTCCTGCATCAGCTCGTCGACCTGGGCAAAGCCGAATCCCCCGCCATCTATAAACAATTCCGAGCCGACTATGAGACCCGCTACGGCCAAAAGCTCCACTGGAAAGAGGAGCCGCCCCTCAATCCAGCACCCCGGCCCCGTACCGCAGGCGTCTCGCCGGCCCCGCCGCCAAGCCGCACCGAAGAACCCCTCCACCTCGATCCGCTCGACCTAATGGAAGACCGCCTGGGCTCGCTCGTCCGCGACGCACTCGACAAGGCACTCATCACCGTCAGCCGTGCCGCCGAAATCCTGGACGTCGGCATCGAGGAAATGCGCGCCCGTCTCAACTCGTGGGAGATCGTTTCGTGA
- the dnaK gene encoding molecular chaperone DnaK: MSTAGSKVLGIDLGTTNSCMAVMEGGEPTVIPNAEGGRTTPSIVAFTKSGERLVGTAAKRQAVTNPQHTIFSIKRFMGRKFDEVEHEIHLVPYNVVKAKNGDAHVKIDDKVYSPPEISAMILQKLKADAEAYLGETVSQAVITVPAYFNDSQRQATKDAGKIAGLEVLRIINEPTAASLAYGLDKKSEEKIAIYDLGGGTFDVSILDIGDGVFEVTATSGDGHLGGDDFDQKIIDWLVAGFKAEQGIDLSADPMVLQRLKEAGEKAKCELSSSQSTEINLPFITADASGPKHLNVTLSRAKLEELCDDLITKAIQPVRSCLADSGLSASEINEVILVGGSTRMPKVQNSVKEIFGQEPHKGVNPDEVVSIGASIQGGVLKGEVKDVLLLDVTPLTLGIETMGGISTPLIERNTTIPAKKSEIFSTAADNQPAVEIKVLQGERKMANANKTIGSFNLDGIPPAPRGTPQIEVTFDIDANGIVKVSAKDLGTGKEQHITITNSSGLSDEEIDAMMKDAEAHAAEDEKLKGQIDLKNQADSTVFQTEKFLKENADKVSAEQKAEVEAAIEPVKKAIEAEDYEGMKTALDALNEKMQAAATEMYANAQPGADGAPGADAGASAGGEKQASDVEEADFEMVDEDEKKK; the protein is encoded by the coding sequence ATGAGCACAGCAGGATCTAAAGTATTGGGTATCGACCTCGGTACCACCAACTCGTGCATGGCGGTGATGGAAGGCGGCGAGCCGACCGTTATCCCGAATGCGGAAGGCGGACGCACCACGCCCTCGATCGTGGCTTTCACCAAGAGCGGTGAGCGCCTGGTCGGCACCGCGGCCAAGCGCCAGGCGGTAACCAACCCGCAGCACACGATCTTTTCGATCAAGCGCTTCATGGGGCGCAAGTTCGATGAGGTGGAACACGAAATCCACCTCGTTCCCTACAATGTGGTAAAAGCCAAGAATGGCGACGCGCATGTTAAGATCGACGACAAGGTCTACAGCCCGCCGGAAATTTCGGCGATGATCCTTCAGAAGTTGAAGGCCGACGCGGAAGCCTATTTGGGCGAAACCGTTTCGCAGGCGGTCATCACCGTTCCGGCCTACTTCAACGATTCGCAGCGCCAGGCCACCAAGGACGCCGGCAAGATTGCCGGACTTGAAGTGCTGCGCATCATCAACGAGCCGACCGCAGCCTCGCTGGCCTATGGCCTCGATAAGAAGTCGGAAGAAAAGATTGCGATCTACGACCTCGGTGGCGGTACGTTCGACGTGTCGATCCTCGATATCGGCGACGGTGTGTTCGAAGTGACCGCGACCAGCGGCGACGGCCACCTGGGTGGCGACGACTTCGACCAGAAGATCATCGACTGGCTCGTGGCCGGCTTCAAGGCGGAGCAGGGCATCGACCTTTCCGCCGACCCGATGGTGCTGCAACGCCTGAAGGAAGCGGGGGAGAAAGCCAAGTGCGAACTTTCCAGCTCGCAGTCCACCGAAATCAACCTGCCGTTCATCACGGCCGATGCTTCGGGGCCCAAGCACTTGAACGTGACCCTCTCCCGCGCCAAGCTCGAAGAACTCTGCGACGACCTGATTACCAAGGCCATCCAGCCGGTTCGCTCTTGTTTGGCTGACTCAGGCCTGAGCGCTTCCGAAATCAACGAAGTCATTCTCGTTGGAGGCTCGACCCGTATGCCGAAGGTGCAGAATTCCGTTAAGGAAATCTTTGGCCAGGAGCCGCACAAGGGCGTGAACCCGGACGAAGTGGTATCCATCGGGGCCTCCATCCAGGGCGGCGTTCTGAAGGGCGAAGTGAAAGATGTCCTGCTGCTCGACGTGACTCCGCTGACGCTGGGTATTGAAACCATGGGCGGCATTTCCACCCCGCTCATCGAGCGCAACACCACCATCCCGGCGAAGAAGAGCGAAATCTTCTCCACCGCCGCCGACAACCAGCCGGCCGTGGAAATCAAGGTGCTGCAGGGCGAGCGCAAGATGGCCAACGCCAACAAGACCATCGGCAGCTTCAACCTTGACGGCATTCCTCCGGCACCGCGCGGCACGCCGCAGATCGAAGTGACCTTCGATATCGATGCCAACGGCATCGTGAAGGTGAGCGCGAAGGATCTCGGCACCGGCAAGGAGCAGCACATCACCATCACCAACTCGAGCGGCCTGTCCGATGAAGAGATCGATGCGATGATGAAGGATGCCGAAGCGCACGCCGCCGAAGACGAAAAGTTGAAGGGGCAGATCGACTTGAAGAACCAGGCGGACTCCACCGTCTTCCAGACGGAAAAATTCCTGAAGGAAAACGCCGACAAGGTTTCGGCGGAACAGAAGGCGGAAGTCGAAGCCGCGATCGAGCCGGTGAAGAAGGCGATCGAAGCCGAAGACTACGAAGGCATGAAGACCGCCCTCGACGCCCTCAACGAAAAGATGCAGGCCGCGGCGACTGAAATGTATGCCAATGCCCAGCCAGGGGCCGACGGGGCCCCGGGAGCGGATGCCGGTGCATCGGCGGGCGGCGAAAAGCAGGCTTCCGATGTTGAGGAAGCCGACTTTGAAATGGTCGACGAAGACGAGAAGAAGAAGTAG
- the groES gene encoding co-chaperone GroES: MKIKPLGERVLVEPVKEEEAVKGGIIIPDSAKEKPQEGKVIAVGTGKIDKDGKKVPFNVKVGDIVLMPKYGGTEVKVDGKEYQIMREDDILAVIG; encoded by the coding sequence ATGAAGATTAAACCATTGGGTGAACGCGTACTGGTTGAGCCGGTGAAAGAAGAAGAAGCTGTTAAGGGCGGTATCATCATTCCCGACAGCGCCAAGGAAAAACCGCAGGAAGGCAAAGTGATTGCCGTCGGCACCGGCAAGATCGATAAGGACGGCAAGAAAGTCCCTTTCAATGTCAAGGTTGGCGATATCGTGCTGATGCCGAAATACGGAGGAACCGAAGTCAAGGTTGACGGCAAGGAATATCAGATCATGCGCGAAGACGATATCCTCGCGGTAATTGGATAA
- the groL gene encoding chaperonin GroEL (60 kDa chaperone family; promotes refolding of misfolded polypeptides especially under stressful conditions; forms two stacked rings of heptamers to form a barrel-shaped 14mer; ends can be capped by GroES; misfolded proteins enter the barrel where they are refolded when GroES binds), with the protein MMAKQIVFDVEARDALLRGVEKLSNAVKVTLGPKGRNVILDKKFGSPTVTKDGVSVAKEIELEDPFENMGAQMVKEVASKTSDIAGDGTTTATVLAEAIYREGLKNVTAGANPMSLKRGIDKAVEAMVVQLGKLSKTVKTSEEVAQVGTISANGDETIGKIIAEAMEKVGKDGTITVEEAKSIETSLDVVEGMQFDKGYLSPYFVTDANTMEAVMEDPYILLFEKKVSNLQDMLPLLQNVAKTGKPFMIIAEDIEGEALATLVVNKLRGTLNVCAVKAPGFGDRRKAIMEDLAVLTGGKFITEDLGIKLETVSIDDLGSAKRITVGKDDTTIVEGGGKVAAIKARIDLIRRQIEETSSDYDREKLQERLAKLAGGVAVINVGAATEAEMKEKKARVEDALHATRAAVAEGIVPGGGVALIRVQKAIDKIDVEGDEKIGADIVRKAIEAPLRQLVANAGEEGAIVVQEVKKSKQSMGYNVATGEYVDMIAAGIIDPAMVTRSALQFAASISGLLLTTEAMITDLPEKAAPAMPDMGGMGGMGGMM; encoded by the coding sequence ATTATGGCTAAACAGATTGTATTTGATGTAGAAGCTCGCGACGCGCTGTTGCGCGGTGTTGAAAAGCTGAGCAACGCAGTGAAGGTTACCCTCGGCCCGAAAGGCCGCAACGTGATTCTCGATAAGAAATTCGGTTCCCCGACCGTCACCAAGGACGGCGTTTCCGTTGCGAAGGAAATCGAACTCGAAGACCCCTTCGAAAACATGGGCGCGCAGATGGTTAAGGAAGTGGCCTCCAAGACTTCCGACATCGCCGGCGACGGCACCACCACGGCAACCGTTCTGGCTGAAGCGATTTATCGCGAAGGCCTCAAGAACGTGACCGCCGGCGCCAACCCGATGAGTCTCAAGCGCGGCATCGACAAAGCCGTCGAAGCCATGGTTGTCCAGCTCGGCAAGCTCAGCAAGACGGTCAAGACCAGCGAAGAGGTTGCCCAGGTCGGCACCATCTCGGCCAACGGCGACGAAACCATCGGTAAGATCATTGCCGAAGCCATGGAAAAGGTCGGGAAGGACGGCACCATCACGGTTGAAGAAGCCAAGTCCATCGAGACCAGCCTCGACGTGGTTGAAGGCATGCAGTTCGACAAGGGCTATCTTTCCCCCTATTTCGTGACCGACGCCAATACCATGGAAGCGGTTATGGAAGATCCCTACATCCTGCTCTTCGAAAAGAAGGTTTCCAACCTGCAGGACATGTTGCCGTTGCTCCAGAACGTGGCAAAGACCGGCAAGCCGTTCATGATCATCGCCGAAGACATCGAAGGCGAAGCACTCGCTACGTTGGTGGTCAACAAGCTGCGCGGCACCCTGAACGTCTGCGCTGTTAAGGCGCCCGGCTTCGGCGACCGTCGCAAGGCCATCATGGAAGACCTCGCGGTCCTGACCGGCGGCAAGTTCATCACCGAAGACCTCGGTATCAAGCTCGAAACCGTATCCATCGACGACCTCGGTTCCGCCAAGCGCATCACCGTGGGCAAGGATGACACGACCATCGTTGAAGGTGGCGGAAAGGTTGCCGCCATCAAGGCGCGCATCGACCTGATCCGTCGCCAGATCGAAGAAACCTCCTCCGACTACGATCGCGAAAAACTGCAGGAACGTCTGGCCAAGTTGGCTGGTGGTGTTGCGGTCATCAACGTTGGCGCGGCTACCGAAGCTGAAATGAAGGAAAAGAAAGCCCGTGTTGAAGACGCACTGCACGCCACCCGCGCCGCAGTTGCCGAAGGCATTGTTCCCGGTGGTGGCGTTGCCCTGATCCGTGTTCAGAAAGCGATCGACAAAATTGACGTTGAAGGCGATGAAAAGATCGGTGCAGACATTGTTCGCAAGGCGATCGAAGCACCGCTTCGCCAGTTGGTGGCCAATGCCGGTGAAGAAGGTGCCATCGTGGTGCAGGAAGTCAAAAAGAGCAAGCAGAGCATGGGCTACAACGTGGCGACCGGTGAATATGTCGATATGATCGCCGCAGGCATCATCGACCCGGCCATGGTCACGCGTTCTGCCCTGCAGTTCGCGGCCTCCATCTCCGGCCTGCTGCTGACCACCGAAGCGATGATCACCGACCTGCCGGAAAAGGCAGCCCCTGCAATGCCCGACATGGGCGGCATGGGCGGTATGGGCGGCATGATGTAG
- a CDS encoding DNA-directed RNA polymerase subunit omega translates to MNMEYLSTAEEKIPNTPMLVNLISYRTRQLNSGARPMVKKDHPEMDNHDLVLKEIANGLLTAEMNFTQEESEVPGLDFDASILL, encoded by the coding sequence ATGAACATGGAATACTTGAGCACAGCCGAAGAAAAGATCCCGAATACCCCGATGTTGGTCAACCTGATTTCCTACCGTACCCGCCAGCTGAACAGCGGTGCACGCCCGATGGTGAAGAAAGACCATCCGGAAATGGATAACCACGATCTGGTGCTGAAAGAGATTGCCAACGGTCTGCTGACTGCGGAAATGAACTTCACCCAGGAAGAGTCGGAAGTTCCCGGTCTCGACTTCGACGCTTCAATCCTCCTCTAG
- the smpB gene encoding SsrA-binding protein SmpB has protein sequence MAGKNKKKKNDPGAGVLATNRKALRDFHILEKIEAGIVLSGTEVKSVKQGHVSIQEGYVQVDDHMEAYLVGCTIQPYDHGNIFNHDQTRARKLLLHRKEIERLYGKIREKGLTIVPLKVYLVRGKVKIRIGLAKGKNVVDKRETLKKRESDRDSQRAMRNHNSQ, from the coding sequence ATGGCGGGTAAAAACAAAAAGAAAAAGAACGATCCTGGTGCAGGGGTGCTGGCCACCAACCGCAAGGCGCTGCGCGATTTCCATATCCTGGAAAAGATCGAGGCGGGGATTGTACTGTCCGGCACCGAGGTGAAATCGGTCAAGCAGGGGCATGTCAGCATCCAGGAGGGCTACGTCCAGGTCGATGATCATATGGAAGCCTATCTGGTGGGCTGCACCATCCAGCCCTACGACCACGGCAATATCTTCAATCATGACCAGACGCGCGCTCGCAAGCTGCTCCTTCATCGCAAGGAGATCGAACGGCTATATGGAAAAATCCGCGAAAAGGGGCTGACCATTGTTCCGTTGAAAGTCTACCTGGTGCGCGGAAAGGTCAAGATCCGGATTGGGCTGGCCAAGGGCAAGAATGTGGTCGATAAGCGGGAAACGCTCAAAAAACGTGAATCCGATCGCGACTCGCAGCGCGCCATGCGCAATCACAACAGTCAGTAG
- a CDS encoding LacI family DNA-binding transcriptional regulator: MSTKPANIKDVAHEAKCSIATVSCVLNDRGRIGKATQKRVREACKKLNYFPSAAGRNLRSRKTESIGILFYPSCAHIFRNVFYAEIMEGLEEELTLANQNLLLAGYDISTQQEELPKFIREGNVDGVILMGGCPEEFKQKLSEVNLPFLLLDTDISGVSVDSVTSDGFRAMIDMVSYLHKQGHKHMLMLRHAFDNYNEISRCMGFEAETRRLGLETEVLKVKTNDQATQEIITRINGNDPVTAICTVNDDMAADIMNKLLAVGINVPEQISITGFDDTEFSKKTHPPLTTIRIDRKQMGVEGAKTILRRIGDPNAPLRKLVIPSELITRDSVKQL, translated from the coding sequence ATGAGCACAAAACCCGCGAATATCAAAGACGTTGCCCACGAAGCCAAATGTTCCATCGCCACCGTATCGTGCGTGCTCAACGACCGCGGGAGGATCGGCAAGGCCACCCAGAAGCGGGTGCGCGAAGCGTGCAAGAAACTAAACTATTTCCCCAGCGCCGCCGGCCGCAACCTCCGCAGCCGCAAGACCGAAAGCATCGGCATCCTCTTCTATCCTTCCTGCGCGCACATTTTCCGCAACGTATTCTACGCAGAAATCATGGAAGGGCTCGAAGAAGAACTCACCCTGGCCAACCAAAACCTGTTGCTGGCCGGATACGACATCTCGACCCAGCAAGAAGAACTACCCAAGTTTATCCGCGAAGGCAACGTCGACGGCGTCATCCTGATGGGAGGCTGCCCCGAGGAATTTAAACAGAAACTGAGCGAGGTCAACCTCCCCTTCCTGCTGCTCGACACCGACATCTCCGGGGTTTCCGTCGATTCCGTCACATCCGATGGCTTCCGCGCCATGATCGACATGGTCTCCTACCTCCACAAACAGGGGCACAAGCACATGCTGATGCTCCGGCATGCATTCGACAACTATAACGAAATCTCACGTTGCATGGGATTCGAAGCCGAAACCCGCCGGCTCGGACTGGAAACGGAAGTGCTTAAGGTCAAGACCAACGACCAGGCCACCCAGGAAATTATTACCCGCATCAACGGAAACGATCCTGTTACGGCCATTTGCACCGTGAACGACGACATGGCCGCCGACATTATGAACAAGCTGCTTGCCGTCGGAATCAACGTCCCCGAACAAATCAGCATTACCGGCTTCGACGACACCGAATTTTCAAAAAAAACCCACCCGCCGCTCACCACCATCCGAATCGACCGGAAACAAATGGGCGTGGAAGGTGCAAAAACCATCCTTCGGCGCATCGGCGACCCCAACGCCCCGCTCCGCAAGCTCGTCATCCCATCCGAGCTGATCACGCGGGACTCCGTCAAACAGCTGTAA
- a CDS encoding FkbM family methyltransferase — MPKLKNLIQVMGFKGKAKHYAYEVVGYDIGNGQKAFLADWKHPAMVLEGISSGLVDGYREFVKEGDFCIDIGAHCGDTTVPMGIAAGKAGCVLALEPNPYVYHVLEKSIRANSGLVNIKTIMAAAGAQEGFMEFEYSDPGFCNGGRHEGISALKHGHAYKLEVFAVNLQNELRSDFAEYLPKLSFIKTDAEGYDLYVLRSIEEIIREFRPVVKTEIFKKTSKQYRADVLEFFRQMNYTVRRVVEEPLVAGDELTTENLAAGTHYDIIALPN; from the coding sequence ATGCCGAAGTTGAAGAACTTGATTCAAGTAATGGGATTTAAGGGAAAAGCCAAACACTATGCCTATGAGGTTGTCGGTTATGATATTGGCAATGGTCAGAAGGCATTTTTGGCGGACTGGAAACACCCCGCCATGGTGCTGGAGGGCATAAGTTCCGGCCTTGTTGATGGATATCGGGAATTTGTCAAGGAAGGCGACTTTTGCATTGATATCGGTGCACATTGCGGCGATACGACAGTGCCGATGGGAATTGCGGCGGGGAAGGCAGGTTGCGTTCTTGCGTTGGAACCCAATCCCTACGTCTACCACGTTCTGGAAAAATCAATTCGTGCCAATTCCGGTTTGGTCAATATCAAGACCATCATGGCTGCTGCCGGGGCGCAAGAGGGTTTCATGGAGTTTGAATATTCCGACCCGGGATTCTGCAACGGGGGACGACACGAGGGGATTTCGGCTCTAAAGCACGGGCATGCGTACAAGCTGGAGGTTTTTGCCGTAAACCTTCAAAACGAGCTTCGGTCTGACTTTGCCGAATATCTTCCCAAGCTGAGTTTCATCAAGACGGATGCGGAGGGTTACGATCTCTATGTCCTGCGGTCGATCGAGGAAATCATCCGAGAGTTCAGGCCCGTAGTGAAGACCGAGATTTTCAAGAAAACAAGCAAGCAGTATCGGGCGGATGTCCTGGAGTTCTTCCGTCAGATGAACTACACGGTTCGCAGGGTTGTGGAGGAGCCGCTGGTGGCCGGCGATGAACTCACCACGGAAAACCTTGCGGCAGGAACGCATTACGACATTATTGCTTTGCCCAATTAG
- the putP gene encoding sodium/proline symporter PutP: protein MENLSIIITFLAYLGFMLAVGTHFYKRNESLSDYLIGDRQLNKWVTSMSAQASDMSGWLLLGLPGYAYLQGMEAAWIALGLGVGTYLNWRFVARRLRRYTEIAGNAITLPDYFANRFHDHNRLLRTLSAVFILVFFLIYTASGFVAGAKLFESIFGLPYHSALLIGVVVIISYTALGGFMAVSWTDFFQGIIMFFAIITVPMLALHATGGFAESAHALREVDAGFLNVFTNGRGEPLKTIAVVSLMAWGMGYFGQPHILTRFMAIRSPDEIKPARRIAMIWVIVSLACAVLVGLAGRIFLPETLSDSDSEKVFMILVDQLTHPIVGGILLAAVLAAIMSTADSQLLVTSSALTEDLYRVIIRPSASDKELVWVSRGTVIGVAAVACAIALKPDSSVLDLVSYAWAGFGATFGPLVLISLYWKRMTRDGAIAGIIGGGITVLVWKQLKGGLFDLYEIVPGFAASVLLIVLVSLLGKKPTPEIEAQFKEARR from the coding sequence ATGGAAAACCTGAGCATCATCATTACGTTCCTAGCCTACCTCGGCTTCATGCTGGCGGTGGGCACCCATTTCTACAAACGAAACGAATCGCTCTCGGACTATCTGATCGGCGACCGGCAGCTCAACAAGTGGGTCACCTCCATGAGTGCGCAGGCGTCCGACATGAGCGGATGGCTCCTGCTCGGTCTTCCTGGCTATGCCTATCTCCAGGGCATGGAGGCGGCCTGGATTGCCCTGGGGCTGGGCGTTGGCACCTACCTTAACTGGCGTTTCGTGGCGCGGCGCCTTCGCCGCTACACCGAGATTGCCGGCAACGCCATCACCCTGCCGGATTATTTCGCCAACCGCTTCCACGACCACAACCGGCTGCTGCGCACCCTTTCGGCCGTATTCATTCTCGTCTTTTTCCTGATCTACACCGCCTCCGGCTTCGTGGCCGGCGCCAAACTGTTCGAATCGATCTTCGGTCTGCCCTACCACAGCGCGCTGCTCATTGGTGTGGTGGTGATTATTTCCTACACCGCGCTGGGCGGCTTCATGGCGGTGAGCTGGACGGACTTTTTCCAGGGCATCATCATGTTTTTCGCCATCATCACGGTTCCAATGCTGGCCCTGCACGCCACCGGCGGTTTCGCCGAATCCGCCCATGCCTTGCGGGAAGTCGATGCCGGGTTCCTGAATGTTTTCACCAACGGCAGAGGGGAACCGCTTAAAACCATCGCCGTGGTCTCGCTGATGGCCTGGGGCATGGGCTATTTCGGCCAGCCCCACATCCTGACCCGCTTCATGGCCATCCGCTCGCCGGACGAAATCAAACCCGCGCGCCGGATCGCCATGATCTGGGTGATCGTCAGCCTGGCCTGCGCGGTACTCGTCGGCCTGGCCGGCAGGATCTTCCTGCCGGAAACGCTCTCGGACTCCGACTCGGAAAAGGTGTTCATGATCCTGGTCGACCAATTGACCCACCCCATCGTCGGCGGCATCCTACTCGCGGCGGTACTGGCGGCCATCATGAGCACGGCCGACTCGCAGTTGCTCGTCACCTCATCCGCCCTGACGGAAGACCTCTACCGGGTCATCATCCGCCCCTCCGCCTCCGACAAAGAGCTGGTCTGGGTGAGCCGGGGAACGGTGATCGGCGTGGCGGCAGTGGCCTGCGCCATCGCCCTCAAACCCGACAGCAGCGTGCTCGATCTCGTCTCCTACGCCTGGGCGGGCTTCGGCGCCACCTTCGGGCCGCTGGTGCTCATCTCGCTCTACTGGAAGCGCATGACGCGCGACGGCGCCATTGCCGGCATCATCGGCGGAGGGATCACGGTATTGGTTTGGAAGCAGTTGAAGGGTGGTTTGTTCGATCTCTACGAAATCGTTCCGGGCTTTGCCGCATCGGTTCTGCTGATCGTGCTGGTCAGCCTGCTCGGGAAAAAACCGACGCCCGAGATTGAAGCCCAGTTCAAGGAAGCCCGGCGCTAA